The following proteins are encoded in a genomic region of Pseudoxanthomonas suwonensis 11-1:
- a CDS encoding M15 family metallopeptidase produces MRSRLLALLLLAPAAMACEVQVSPAETAAEAGLAEVRTLGPGIRVEARYSGPNNFTGAPVPGYEADACLLLPQVAGALAQVQLDLQAEGLGLLVYDCYRPVTAVEAFMDWAEEPDDPRQKARWYPRVDKHSLVPGYIADTSGHSRGATVDLTLVRCSDAGCEPLSMGTPFDFFDPAAHTGAPVGAEQQANRERLLAAMEARGFRNYPQEWWHYTFQPEPDPCTAYDVPVR; encoded by the coding sequence ATGCGCTCCCGCCTGCTGGCACTCCTGCTGCTGGCGCCGGCCGCCATGGCCTGCGAGGTGCAGGTGTCGCCGGCGGAGACGGCCGCGGAGGCCGGGCTGGCCGAGGTGCGCACGCTGGGGCCCGGCATCCGGGTCGAGGCGCGCTACTCCGGCCCCAACAACTTCACTGGCGCCCCCGTGCCCGGCTACGAGGCCGACGCCTGCCTGCTGCTGCCGCAGGTGGCCGGGGCCCTCGCCCAGGTGCAGCTGGACCTGCAGGCCGAAGGGCTGGGCCTGCTGGTCTACGACTGCTACCGCCCGGTGACCGCGGTGGAGGCGTTCATGGACTGGGCCGAAGAGCCCGACGATCCGCGGCAGAAGGCCCGCTGGTATCCGCGGGTGGACAAGCACAGCCTGGTGCCCGGCTACATCGCCGATACCTCCGGCCACAGCCGCGGCGCCACCGTGGACCTGACCCTGGTCCGTTGCAGCGATGCCGGCTGCGAGCCGCTGTCCATGGGCACGCCGTTCGACTTCTTCGACCCGGCTGCGCATACCGGCGCGCCGGTGGGCGCGGAGCAGCAGGCCAACCGCGAGCGCCTGCTTGCGGCGATGGAGGCGCGGGGTTTCCGCAACTACCCGCAGGAGTGGTGGCATTACACCTTCCAGCCCGAGCCGGATCCGTGCACCGCCTACGACGTGCCGGTGCGCTGA
- a CDS encoding serine hydrolase domain-containing protein, giving the protein MSRFLPPAAALAAAFFCIPAMASQPAPAQAFVEQAVDQAVARYDLPGIAVGVVEDGKVAAVVTRGELAAGSGEPVTPDALFRIASNSKAMTAAVLARLADQGRLRWDDPVTRHLPRFRMHDPWVTRHMQVRDLLVHNSGLGLGAGDLMLWPEPNDFTRADIIAGLAHLQPVTSFRSGYAYDNLLYVVAGEVAAAAGGKPYADLVREQVFAPLGMQGCRVGSWNVDEAGPIARPHRRVDGRNVARDAERGEVPDITSMAAGGIRCSLDDMLRWIGAWLDPAHPWLSPEQRRAAWTGHMPMPVGVRMREWDNSHFHAYGHGWRLSDVDGHWKVAHTGTLSGMYSSVILLPDLRTGIVILINGEAEDARTVLGQVLAKRYTRPDPKLDVAHYAALLDQERSLRREAEPLPDTGSRRPATRREAAGLLGVWRDPWFGEVALCPRGDGIGFASARSPRMRGRLMRVGGDWLVDWDDDGVDAEAWLHPPERRGGTLRLSKVDPEADFSYDYQDLAFVHARACP; this is encoded by the coding sequence ATGTCCCGCTTCCTCCCTCCTGCGGCTGCCCTGGCGGCCGCTTTTTTTTGCATCCCGGCGATGGCGTCGCAGCCGGCGCCAGCCCAGGCCTTCGTCGAACAGGCCGTCGACCAGGCGGTCGCGCGCTACGACCTGCCGGGCATCGCCGTCGGCGTGGTCGAGGACGGCAAGGTCGCGGCGGTGGTCACCCGCGGCGAACTGGCCGCCGGCAGCGGCGAGCCGGTGACGCCGGACGCGCTGTTCAGGATCGCCTCCAACAGCAAGGCCATGACCGCGGCGGTGCTGGCCCGGCTGGCCGACCAGGGCAGGCTGCGCTGGGACGACCCGGTCACCAGGCACCTGCCGCGGTTCCGGATGCACGATCCGTGGGTGACCCGGCACATGCAGGTGCGCGACCTGCTGGTGCACAACAGCGGCCTGGGCCTGGGGGCCGGCGACCTGATGCTGTGGCCGGAGCCCAACGACTTCACCCGCGCCGACATCATCGCCGGCCTGGCGCACCTGCAGCCGGTGACCAGCTTCCGTTCCGGCTATGCCTACGACAACCTGCTGTACGTGGTGGCGGGCGAGGTCGCCGCGGCCGCGGGTGGCAAGCCCTACGCCGACCTGGTGCGCGAGCAGGTGTTCGCGCCGCTGGGAATGCAGGGCTGCCGCGTCGGCAGCTGGAACGTCGACGAGGCCGGGCCGATCGCGCGCCCGCACCGGCGGGTGGACGGGCGCAACGTCGCGCGCGATGCGGAGCGCGGCGAGGTCCCCGACATCACTTCGATGGCCGCCGGCGGCATCCGCTGCAGCCTGGACGACATGCTGCGCTGGATCGGCGCCTGGCTGGATCCAGCCCATCCCTGGCTGTCGCCGGAGCAGCGCCGCGCGGCGTGGACCGGCCACATGCCGATGCCGGTCGGCGTGCGCATGCGCGAATGGGACAACAGCCACTTCCACGCCTACGGCCATGGCTGGCGCCTGTCCGACGTGGACGGCCACTGGAAGGTTGCCCATACCGGCACCCTGTCCGGGATGTATTCCTCGGTGATCCTGCTGCCGGACCTGCGCACCGGCATCGTGATCCTCATCAATGGCGAGGCCGAGGACGCGCGTACCGTGCTCGGCCAGGTGCTGGCCAAGCGCTACACCCGCCCCGACCCGAAGCTGGACGTGGCCCACTACGCCGCGCTGCTGGACCAGGAGCGGTCGCTGCGGCGCGAGGCCGAGCCGCTGCCCGACACCGGCTCGCGCCGTCCCGCCACCCGCCGCGAAGCTGCCGGGCTGCTGGGCGTGTGGCGCGATCCCTGGTTCGGCGAGGTGGCGCTGTGCCCGCGCGGGGACGGCATCGGTTTCGCCTCGGCGCGCTCGCCACGCATGCGCGGACGACTGATGCGGGTGGGCGGGGACTGGCTGGTGGACTGGGACGACGATGGCGTCGACGCGGAGGCCTGGCTGCACCCGCCGGAGCGCAGGGGCGGTACCCTGCGCCTGTCCAAGGTCGATCCGGAAGCGGACTTCAGCTATGACTACCAGGACCTCGCCTTCGTCCATGCGCGCGCCTGCCCCTGA
- a CDS encoding TonB-dependent receptor, translating to MNSRILRKAALAVALGACMGSMAPLAMAQSATGAVAGRAAAGDQLVLTSEQTGLSRTVTAGNDGSYRLSQLPVGNYRLQVLRDGQPVGAPVEVSVSLGGTTSVNLGSDGAVANLDTIEVVGSRVVNRVDVFSIETATNVNREEIGRLPVAPDLASVAMLAPGVIGGNSSLGGISFGGSSIAENSVYINGLNVTDFYRRQSFSSAPFAFFDQFQIKTGGYSVEFGRSTGGVINAVTRSGTNELKGGVEFTFEPEAFRSKADDHRFYDVDGAGNPVPVDYRSSRDERDLIKGNAWASGPLVRDKLFIFAMYEQQKVDSGYTLSSGASWNKGDANNGFWGAKLDWNINENHLLELLAFSDEAETDTTTYGYDWDGRERGALSGVSTSESGGKSGSLTWTGRFGENFVAKAMYGTNRSKSVVTSPSDEQCAQVIINSSYNAIYNDMGRPLVSCHPSSSASVVDHHDEREVGRLDFEWTLGDHLLRFGLDTETMTTDRTTFYPGPTAQRFTIYSYTPGAVLGNGATVPAGVTEVAMGRERRDGGVFDTDANAWYIEDNWSVTPNLLLNLGVRVDSLDYKTATGSSFIKLDDLVSPRIGFSWDVRGDGRTKLFGNAGRYYLPVNNIINYTFAGGLVDEYTYYVLEGWSPATNPVTGAAYMNPVLGAQIGRVDDDMNIGVGDLRQSVDRDLEAMYQDEFILGFQSMINQAWSWGVNATYRDMTHAVDDMRINALCGVRHGNLWPIANPGEKVTLWGTTDMGCAQDGWVTIDTSREGYMMAGSNQVIGYFKPERTYKGVEFQIDRAWDDKWAFNASYLWSKLSGNHEGPVNSDTNYGDTGMVQHWDHPANNQRYGDLFNDHRHQVKLRGSYRLNEQWLFGGTVTAMSGGPITAFGTSWPGEDSVASYTSEGSGGGTGWICVANCNAPNGERQYEYSPRGAFGRMPWIYDVGASVTWQLPVESTDLKVRLSVYNLLNDQEVINVRARYEKQPGDYRPTFGTGTRWQSPRYAQLLVTWNF from the coding sequence ATGAACAGCAGGATCCTGAGGAAGGCGGCCCTGGCCGTTGCGCTGGGCGCGTGCATGGGCAGCATGGCTCCGCTGGCGATGGCGCAGAGCGCGACCGGCGCGGTGGCCGGACGCGCGGCTGCCGGCGACCAGCTGGTGCTGACCAGCGAGCAGACCGGCCTGAGCCGTACCGTCACTGCCGGCAACGACGGCAGCTACCGCCTGAGCCAGCTGCCGGTCGGCAACTACCGCCTGCAGGTGCTGCGCGATGGCCAGCCGGTAGGCGCGCCGGTCGAGGTCAGCGTGTCGCTGGGTGGCACGACCTCGGTCAACCTCGGCAGCGACGGTGCCGTGGCCAACCTGGATACGATCGAGGTGGTCGGGTCGCGCGTGGTCAACCGCGTCGACGTGTTCTCGATCGAGACGGCGACCAACGTCAACCGCGAGGAGATCGGGCGCCTGCCGGTGGCCCCGGACCTGGCCTCGGTGGCGATGCTGGCGCCGGGCGTGATCGGCGGTAATTCCTCGCTGGGCGGCATTTCCTTCGGCGGCTCGTCGATCGCCGAGAACTCGGTCTACATCAACGGCCTCAACGTCACCGACTTCTACCGCCGGCAGAGCTTCTCCAGCGCGCCGTTCGCCTTCTTCGACCAGTTCCAGATCAAGACCGGCGGCTACTCGGTGGAGTTCGGCCGCAGCACCGGCGGCGTGATCAACGCGGTGACCCGCTCGGGTACCAACGAGCTCAAGGGCGGCGTCGAGTTCACCTTCGAGCCGGAGGCCTTCCGTTCCAAGGCCGACGACCACCGCTTCTACGACGTGGACGGCGCCGGCAACCCGGTGCCGGTGGATTACCGCTCCAGCCGCGACGAGCGCGACCTGATCAAGGGCAATGCCTGGGCGTCCGGCCCGCTGGTCCGCGACAAGCTGTTCATTTTCGCCATGTACGAGCAGCAGAAGGTCGACTCCGGCTACACCCTCAGCTCCGGCGCCAGCTGGAACAAGGGCGACGCCAACAACGGCTTCTGGGGCGCCAAGCTCGACTGGAACATCAACGAGAACCACCTGCTGGAGCTGCTGGCCTTCTCCGACGAGGCCGAGACCGACACCACCACCTACGGCTACGACTGGGATGGCCGCGAGCGCGGTGCGCTCAGCGGCGTGAGCACCTCCGAAAGCGGCGGCAAGAGCGGTTCGCTCACCTGGACCGGCCGCTTCGGCGAGAACTTCGTCGCCAAGGCGATGTACGGCACCAACCGCAGCAAGAGCGTGGTCACCTCGCCGTCGGACGAGCAGTGCGCGCAGGTGATCATCAATTCCAGCTACAACGCGATCTACAACGACATGGGCCGGCCGCTGGTCAGCTGCCATCCCAGCTCCTCGGCGTCGGTGGTCGACCACCATGACGAGCGCGAGGTCGGCCGCCTGGACTTCGAGTGGACCCTCGGCGACCACCTGCTGCGGTTCGGCCTGGACACCGAGACCATGACCACCGACCGCACGACCTTCTACCCGGGCCCGACGGCGCAGCGCTTCACCATCTACTCCTACACGCCGGGCGCGGTGCTGGGCAATGGCGCCACCGTGCCGGCCGGCGTGACCGAGGTTGCCATGGGCCGCGAGCGCCGCGACGGCGGCGTGTTCGATACCGATGCCAATGCCTGGTACATCGAGGACAACTGGAGCGTCACCCCGAACCTGCTGCTGAACCTCGGCGTGCGCGTGGACAGCCTGGACTACAAGACCGCCACCGGTTCGAGCTTCATCAAGCTCGACGACCTGGTGTCCCCGCGCATCGGCTTCTCCTGGGACGTGCGCGGCGACGGCCGCACCAAGCTGTTCGGCAACGCCGGCCGCTACTACCTGCCGGTCAACAACATCATCAACTACACCTTCGCCGGCGGCCTGGTCGACGAATACACCTACTACGTGCTGGAGGGCTGGTCCCCGGCGACCAACCCGGTCACCGGCGCGGCCTACATGAACCCGGTGCTGGGCGCGCAGATCGGCCGCGTCGACGACGACATGAACATCGGCGTCGGCGACCTGCGCCAGAGCGTGGACCGCGACCTGGAGGCGATGTACCAGGACGAGTTCATCCTCGGCTTCCAGAGCATGATCAACCAGGCCTGGTCCTGGGGCGTCAACGCCACCTACCGCGACATGACCCACGCGGTGGACGACATGCGCATCAACGCCCTGTGCGGCGTGCGCCACGGCAACCTGTGGCCGATCGCCAACCCGGGCGAGAAGGTCACCCTGTGGGGCACCACCGACATGGGCTGCGCCCAGGACGGCTGGGTGACGATCGACACCTCGCGCGAGGGCTACATGATGGCCGGCAGCAACCAGGTCATCGGCTACTTCAAGCCGGAGCGGACATACAAGGGCGTGGAGTTCCAGATCGACCGCGCCTGGGACGACAAGTGGGCGTTCAACGCCTCCTACCTGTGGTCCAAGCTGTCGGGCAACCACGAGGGCCCGGTCAACTCCGACACCAACTACGGCGATACCGGCATGGTCCAGCACTGGGACCACCCGGCCAACAACCAGCGCTACGGCGACCTGTTCAACGACCACCGCCACCAGGTCAAGCTGCGTGGCAGCTACCGCCTCAACGAGCAGTGGCTGTTCGGCGGCACCGTGACCGCCATGTCCGGTGGCCCGATCACCGCCTTCGGCACCTCCTGGCCGGGCGAGGATTCGGTCGCCAGCTACACCAGCGAGGGCAGCGGCGGCGGCACCGGCTGGATCTGCGTGGCCAACTGCAACGCGCCCAATGGCGAGCGCCAGTACGAGTACTCGCCGCGCGGCGCCTTCGGCCGCATGCCGTGGATCTACGACGTCGGCGCCAGCGTGACCTGGCAGCTGCCGGTGGAGAGCACCGACCTGAAGGTGCGCCTGTCGGTCTACAACCTGCTCAACGACCAGGAAGTGATCAACGTGCGCGCCCGCTACGAGAAGCAGCCGGGCGACTACCGCCCGACCTTCGGCACCGGCACCCGCTGGCAGTCGCCGCGCTACGCCCAGCTGCTGGTCACCTGGAACTTCTGA
- a CDS encoding transglutaminase-like domain-containing protein: MAATPDDLPQVVAAVDAGRFAEAESRIAARLATDGMGAGERRALEFERERMRRIRLDFSLDREAVLAQLRRQVPDLREAEFEAWDAAGLVEHMDIDGERRWFKRAVSNLFRLSPEAAARRAPPVKPFSEGPFERLHPHHAEVLAAAASGATSVAPRRLEVTQSLVVDADAVPAGETIRAWIPYPRAIPGQQEGIHLVGTSPAGGQVAPEDAPMRTVYLEGKAEAGKPTAFSITYELTVHARHVPVDPDKVVPVERDDPALAPYLAERAPHVVFTPRLRAFSRQVVGGETNPYRIAQKLFAAVDRIPWAGAREYSTISNISDYALGAGHADCGQQTLLLVSLLRLNGIPARWQSGWTYSDEDVGYDNMHDWGWLYLAPYGWLPMDVTTGRLESDDPALRWFYLGGLDAYRIAFNDDYARDFVPAKTHFRSETVDSQRGEAEWRGGNLYFDQWDYRFQWRMLPPDGGRTGGEHTNTTVGETRG; the protein is encoded by the coding sequence ATGGCCGCCACCCCGGACGACCTGCCGCAGGTGGTTGCCGCGGTCGACGCGGGACGCTTCGCCGAGGCCGAGTCGCGCATCGCCGCGCGGCTGGCCACGGACGGCATGGGGGCCGGGGAGCGCCGCGCGCTGGAGTTCGAACGCGAGCGCATGCGCCGCATCCGCCTGGACTTCAGCCTCGACCGCGAAGCCGTGCTGGCGCAGTTGCGGCGGCAGGTGCCGGACCTGCGCGAGGCCGAGTTCGAGGCCTGGGATGCCGCCGGGCTGGTCGAACACATGGACATCGACGGGGAGCGCCGCTGGTTCAAGCGCGCGGTGTCCAACCTGTTCCGGCTCAGTCCCGAGGCCGCGGCACGCCGCGCACCGCCGGTGAAGCCATTTAGCGAAGGTCCGTTCGAACGCCTGCATCCGCACCATGCCGAAGTGCTGGCCGCAGCGGCCTCCGGTGCCACCAGCGTGGCTCCGCGCCGGCTGGAGGTGACCCAGTCGCTGGTGGTCGATGCCGACGCGGTGCCCGCGGGCGAGACGATACGTGCCTGGATCCCGTATCCGCGGGCGATACCCGGGCAGCAGGAAGGCATCCACCTGGTCGGCACCTCGCCGGCCGGCGGCCAGGTCGCGCCGGAAGACGCACCGATGCGCACGGTCTACCTGGAAGGCAAGGCGGAGGCCGGCAAGCCGACCGCGTTCTCCATCACCTACGAGCTGACCGTGCATGCCCGGCATGTCCCGGTCGACCCGGACAAGGTGGTGCCGGTGGAGCGCGACGACCCGGCGCTGGCGCCGTACCTGGCCGAGCGCGCGCCGCACGTGGTGTTCACCCCGCGGCTGCGTGCGTTCTCGCGACAGGTGGTGGGCGGGGAGACCAACCCGTACCGGATCGCGCAGAAGCTGTTCGCGGCCGTGGACCGGATTCCCTGGGCCGGCGCGCGCGAGTACTCGACCATCTCCAACATCAGCGACTACGCCCTCGGTGCCGGCCATGCCGACTGCGGCCAGCAGACGCTGCTGCTGGTCAGCCTGCTGCGGCTCAACGGCATTCCCGCGCGCTGGCAGTCCGGCTGGACCTACTCCGACGAGGACGTCGGCTACGACAACATGCATGACTGGGGCTGGCTGTACCTGGCCCCCTACGGCTGGCTGCCGATGGACGTGACCACCGGCCGGCTGGAAAGCGACGACCCGGCGCTGCGCTGGTTCTACCTGGGCGGCCTGGACGCCTACCGCATCGCCTTCAACGACGACTACGCCCGCGACTTCGTGCCCGCCAAGACCCACTTCCGCTCCGAGACCGTGGACTCGCAGCGTGGCGAGGCCGAATGGCGCGGCGGGAACCTCTATTTCGACCAGTGGGACTACCGGTTCCAGTGGCGGATGCTGCCGCCTGACGGCGGACGGACGGGCGGGGAACACACCAACACCACTGTGGGAGAGACACGGGGATGA
- a CDS encoding SH3 domain-containing protein — protein MLAALLLPATAWSTPAQADAPTSVIGVRQSQLDPGYWIARLEQPDRVILDREGIAAQNARMRAEDASIQDIAALPDPLPRGFVRAQVEKLSSPPARSLYDGQGKEVPPRTLANLQRELALDAIPASRPLQYGLVVHRAALRAFPTSLRVFSSPGDTDIDRFQESALFPGDAVAVLHESRDRQWLFVASERYSAWIEARHVALGKREEVLGYASRAPYIVVTGATVRTTYTPDEPRVSALQLDMGLRLPLRTGLDPSQAVNGQHPYASHVVDLPARRADGSLEFVPALVPRSADVADDYLPLTPANLVTQAFKFLGERYGWGHSYDARDCSGFVSEIYRSFGMLVPRNTRDQAVSPALDRIAFEPGDDAARRQAAVRGLQAGDLVYIPGHVMMAIGHEDGMAYMIHDTSGGGWRGADGSRVRAGLNGVSVTPLDPLLFNDNETYVDRMTSIQRVRPRTSP, from the coding sequence ATGCTGGCAGCCCTGCTGCTGCCGGCCACCGCCTGGTCCACGCCGGCGCAGGCCGACGCCCCGACGTCGGTCATCGGCGTGCGCCAGTCCCAGCTCGATCCCGGTTACTGGATCGCCCGGCTCGAACAGCCGGACCGCGTCATCCTCGACCGCGAGGGCATCGCCGCGCAGAACGCGCGCATGCGCGCCGAAGACGCTTCGATCCAGGACATCGCCGCCCTGCCCGATCCGCTGCCGCGCGGGTTCGTGCGCGCACAGGTCGAAAAGCTGTCCTCGCCCCCCGCCCGCAGCCTCTACGACGGGCAGGGCAAGGAGGTACCGCCGCGCACCCTCGCCAACCTGCAGCGCGAGCTCGCGCTGGACGCGATCCCCGCCAGCCGTCCGCTGCAGTACGGGCTGGTCGTGCACCGCGCCGCGTTGCGCGCGTTCCCGACCTCGCTGCGGGTGTTCTCCTCGCCCGGCGACACCGATATCGACCGCTTCCAGGAATCGGCGCTGTTCCCGGGCGATGCGGTGGCGGTGCTGCACGAGAGCCGCGACCGCCAATGGCTGTTCGTGGCCTCCGAGCGCTACAGCGCCTGGATCGAGGCGCGCCATGTCGCCCTTGGCAAGCGCGAAGAGGTGCTGGGCTACGCCAGCCGCGCCCCGTACATCGTGGTCACCGGCGCCACGGTCCGCACCACCTACACCCCGGACGAGCCGCGGGTCTCGGCCCTGCAGCTGGACATGGGCCTGCGCCTGCCGCTGCGCACCGGGCTGGATCCGTCGCAGGCCGTGAACGGCCAGCATCCCTACGCGTCGCACGTGGTCGACCTGCCCGCGCGCCGCGCCGACGGCAGCCTGGAGTTCGTGCCGGCGCTGGTCCCGCGCTCGGCGGACGTCGCCGACGACTACCTGCCGCTGACCCCGGCCAACCTCGTCACCCAGGCCTTCAAGTTCCTGGGCGAGCGCTATGGCTGGGGCCATTCCTACGACGCGCGCGACTGCAGCGGCTTCGTCTCCGAGATCTACCGCAGCTTCGGCATGCTGGTCCCGCGCAACACCCGCGACCAGGCGGTGAGCCCGGCGCTGGACCGGATCGCCTTCGAGCCCGGCGACGATGCCGCGCGCCGCCAGGCCGCGGTGCGCGGGCTGCAGGCGGGCGACCTGGTCTACATCCCCGGCCACGTGATGATGGCCATCGGCCACGAGGACGGGATGGCCTACATGATCCACGACACCAGCGGCGGCGGCTGGCGCGGTGCCGACGGCAGCCGCGTGCGCGCCGGCCTCAATGGCGTCTCGGTGACCCCGCTGGACCCGCTGCTGTTCAACGACAACGAGACCTACGTGGACCGCATGACCAGCATCCAGCGGGTCCGCCCGCGTACTTCTCCCTGA
- a CDS encoding dipeptide epimerase codes for MKITDIELRMLRVPLKTPFKTALRTVDTVEDIVVLVRTDTGHTGHGEAPATAVITGDTHGSIAEAIERFIKPRLIGQEIANLNRICGLVQGALERNTSAKAAVEIAIYDLWGQLYDAPLYKMLGGGDPVITTDITISVDHIDKMVADSISAVERGFDSLKIKVGKDIGLDIERVKAIHAAVEGRALLRLDANQGWTAKQAVYAMHALENAGVLLELLEQPVKAADIEGLKYVTDRVHTPVMADESVFGPEQVFDLIQRRAADIINIKLMKTGGLSNAIRIADIASIYGMQCMIGCMIESAISVAAAVHLAVAKSDAISKVDLDGPSLGQFNPVEGGVIFNESEISITDAPGLGIREIQGLEPLAR; via the coding sequence GTGAAGATCACCGACATCGAACTGCGCATGCTGCGCGTGCCGCTGAAGACCCCGTTCAAGACCGCGCTGCGCACGGTCGACACGGTGGAGGACATCGTGGTCCTGGTGCGCACCGACACCGGCCATACCGGCCATGGCGAGGCACCCGCCACGGCGGTGATCACCGGCGACACCCACGGTTCCATCGCCGAGGCGATCGAGCGCTTCATCAAGCCGCGCCTGATCGGCCAGGAGATCGCCAACCTCAACCGCATCTGCGGCCTGGTCCAGGGCGCGCTGGAGCGCAACACCAGCGCCAAGGCGGCGGTGGAGATCGCGATCTATGACCTCTGGGGCCAGCTGTACGACGCGCCGCTGTACAAGATGCTCGGCGGTGGCGACCCGGTGATCACCACCGACATCACCATCTCGGTGGACCACATCGACAAGATGGTGGCCGACTCGATCTCGGCGGTGGAGCGCGGCTTCGACTCGCTGAAGATCAAGGTGGGCAAGGACATCGGCCTGGACATCGAACGGGTCAAGGCGATCCACGCCGCGGTCGAGGGCCGCGCCCTGCTGCGCCTGGACGCGAACCAGGGGTGGACTGCCAAGCAGGCCGTATACGCCATGCACGCGCTGGAGAACGCCGGCGTGCTGCTGGAACTGCTGGAACAGCCGGTCAAGGCCGCCGACATCGAAGGCCTGAAGTACGTCACCGACCGCGTCCATACCCCGGTGATGGCCGACGAGAGCGTGTTCGGCCCGGAACAGGTGTTCGACCTGATCCAGCGCCGTGCCGCCGACATCATCAACATCAAGCTGATGAAGACCGGCGGCCTGTCCAATGCCATCCGCATCGCCGACATCGCCTCGATCTATGGCATGCAATGCATGATCGGCTGCATGATCGAGTCGGCCATCTCGGTGGCCGCGGCGGTGCACCTGGCGGTGGCCAAGTCCGACGCGATCAGCAAGGTCGACCTCGACGGCCCCTCGCTGGGCCAGTTCAACCCGGTCGAGGGCGGGGTCATCTTCAACGAATCGGAGATCAGCATCACCGACGCGCCGGGCCTGGGCATCCGCGAGATCCAGGGCCTGGAGCCGCTGGCGCGCTGA
- a CDS encoding MurR/RpiR family transcriptional regulator, which yields MPPLVKIRSERDQMSAIERRIADFILENAHLLRDYSSQQLASALGVSQSSVVKFSQKFGFRGYPDLKYSIGQALARNGGDAPAGAPPETDDAYVRLEEGLRRSKTAAEEETRLINPRERIEAIVGLVDGAGKVFVCGLGDDGLFAREFAMRLSLLGVLTVHHADPILMMANLSAARPGDVLLLFSEFGQLPQLCQLSRQFQACEGKVVSITRHTANPLRAHADATLVVSAHDPAPHVAQLLYRSSLQYLLDFLFVLLCQANPDRHRQLNINLERIQHLLDS from the coding sequence ATGCCGCCACTGGTAAAGATCCGATCCGAACGCGACCAGATGTCGGCCATCGAGCGCCGCATCGCCGATTTCATCCTCGAGAACGCCCACCTGCTGCGCGACTACTCCTCGCAGCAGCTGGCCAGCGCGCTGGGCGTGAGCCAGTCCTCGGTGGTCAAGTTCAGCCAGAAGTTCGGCTTCCGTGGTTACCCGGACCTCAAGTACTCCATCGGCCAGGCCCTGGCCCGCAACGGCGGCGACGCCCCGGCCGGCGCCCCGCCGGAAACCGATGACGCCTACGTCCGCTTGGAGGAAGGCCTGCGCCGGAGCAAGACCGCGGCCGAGGAGGAAACCCGGCTGATCAACCCGCGCGAGCGGATCGAGGCCATCGTCGGCCTGGTCGATGGTGCCGGCAAGGTGTTCGTCTGCGGCCTGGGCGACGACGGCCTGTTCGCGCGCGAGTTCGCCATGCGCCTGTCGCTGCTGGGCGTGCTGACCGTGCACCACGCCGACCCGATCCTGATGATGGCCAACCTCTCGGCGGCGCGGCCCGGCGACGTGCTGCTGCTGTTCTCCGAGTTCGGCCAGCTGCCGCAGCTGTGCCAGCTCAGCCGCCAGTTCCAGGCCTGCGAGGGCAAGGTGGTGTCGATCACCCGGCACACCGCCAACCCGCTGCGCGCGCATGCCGACGCGACCCTGGTGGTGTCCGCGCACGATCCGGCCCCGCACGTGGCCCAGCTGCTGTACCGCTCCTCGCTGCAATACCTGCTCGACTTCCTGTTCGTGCTGCTGTGCCAGGCCAACCCGGACCGGCACCGCCAGCTCAACATCAACCTCGAGCGCATCCAGCACCTGCTCGATTCCTGA